The genomic region CGTATAACACTAAGTCACTTGTGTTTATGTATTCTTTTGTTCGTTTTACCCCGATTTTTTCTACCTTATCACTAGTCTCCCTTATTCCAGCAGTATCTAACACAACTAAAGGGACACCTTTAACATTTATATTTTCTTGTAAAACGTCTCGTGTTGTACCAGGAATATCGGTAACTATCGCTCGGTTTTCTTTTGTTAAAGCATTAAGTAGTGACGATTTTCCCACATTGGGTTCACCAATAATAACTGTTTTAATTCCTTCCCTTACTAACTTTCCTGTTGTTGCTGTTTTCAGCAAGTTTTGTATTCTTCCTTCAACTTCTGAAAGCTTACTTACCATTTGCTCAACGCTCATAGAATCAAATTGCTCGTCAGGATAATCGATAGTCGCTTCTATATTAGCTAGTACCTCCAGTATTTTATCCCTAACTTTTTTTACTTCCGTAGATAGATTACCTGCTGCTTGCTTATTAGCCATATCATGACTTAAGTCAGTTTTAGCGGATATTAGATCCATTACTGCTTCCGCCTGGGATAAATCTAGCTTACCATTTAAAAAAGCTCTTTTAGTAAACTCACCAGGTTCAGCCAATCTAATACCACTTTCTAAAACTTTAGTTAATATTTTTTTTATAGGTATCTGCCCACCGTGGCAGTTTATTTCTACTACATCTTCCCCGGTATACGAAAATGGCGCTTTAAACACAGAAACTAAAACTTCATCAATAACTTCTCCATTTTCGTCATGAAAGTGTCCATAGTTTATCGTGTTTTTATCCATCTTTGTTACTTTATTTTTTTTAGGACTTATAAAATATTTATCCACAGTTTTTAATGAATCAGGACCACTTACTCTTACAATCGCAATTCCACTTTGCCCTAAAGCAGTTCCAATTGCTGCTATAGTATCTGCAACCAATAATATCACCTCTATAAAATAGTAAATAGCTTTAAAAATAATATACCCATACTCTATAAAAAAACCAGTTACCTAAATTTTAGTAACTGGTTTTAAATAATTTATTTAGGTTCGATAGCAACCTTTCTAAAAGGCTCTTCGCCTACACTATAGGTTTTTACCGTAGTACTATCATTTAATGTGCTATGGATTATTCTTCTCTCCATTGCATTCATAGGCTCAAGCAAAACTTTTCTTTTTGTGTTAATTGCTTTGCTCGCAAGTCTGTTAGCCAATGACACTAAAGTTTCTTCACGTTTTTCTCTGTAATTATTAACATCTATTACAACCCTAAAATACTCTTCTGTCTTCCTATTTAAGGCCAAATTAGTTATATATTGTATAGAGTCTAAAGTTTTTCCGTGTTTTCCAATCAAAACCCCTAAATCCTCACCGGTTATATTTACCTTTAAACTTGACTGATCCTGCTTTAAGTCAATAACGAAGCTGACATTAAAATGCTCTAAAAACTCAATCAAAAATCCTTTAACAAATTTTTCAGGATTAAACTTTTCGGTAATTACTATTTTTGCCGGCTTACTAAGTAACCCTAGAATACCTTTTGTAGGCTCCTCTAAAATATCATACGTAACTTGTTCTTCTTCTAAGCCCAACTGTTGCAGTCCTTGTTCCAAAGCATCTTTTACACTTTTTGCTGAAACTTCAACAGATCTCATAGGCTTTATTCCCCCTCTGCCGTTTTACTAGAAAGTTTACTTTTCTGTAACACTAAGTGCTGACCTATAGCAAATACGTTACCTGCAAACCAGTATAGCGCTAAAGCAGGCGGCAAACTAACACTAAAGAATATAATCATTATAGGCATTATAGTGGTCATAGCTGCCATACCACCTTGCTGACTAGAAGCAGCGTTACCTGCCATTGTAACCTTTGTTTGAAGATACGTAGTTGCACCAGCTAGAATTGGTAATATATATAATGTTCGTGCATGCTCTGCCCTTGCCGCAACATCATTCCAACCCTCAGGAGCAACTATTTCTGCTTCTGCAAGGCTAACACCTGCAGCTA from Proteinivorax hydrogeniformans harbors:
- the mnmE gene encoding tRNA uridine-5-carboxymethylaminomethyl(34) synthesis GTPase MnmE — translated: MLLVADTIAAIGTALGQSGIAIVRVSGPDSLKTVDKYFISPKKNKVTKMDKNTINYGHFHDENGEVIDEVLVSVFKAPFSYTGEDVVEINCHGGQIPIKKILTKVLESGIRLAEPGEFTKRAFLNGKLDLSQAEAVMDLISAKTDLSHDMANKQAAGNLSTEVKKVRDKILEVLANIEATIDYPDEQFDSMSVEQMVSKLSEVEGRIQNLLKTATTGKLVREGIKTVIIGEPNVGKSSLLNALTKENRAIVTDIPGTTRDVLQENINVKGVPLVVLDTAGIRETSDKVEKIGVKRTKEYINTSDLVLYVIDGSQNWSKENDLILELIKTKPRIVIINKSDLPQSVDIEIVKGKVDCDVLAISAEKSKGITQLEDRILGLFEVGNIKDSSHEVTISNIRHEMALKDAKSSLEDSINALKCENPVDIVSIDIKDAWQSLGKITGESLSQNLIDEIFSRFCLGK
- the jag gene encoding RNA-binding cell elongation regulator Jag/EloR — encoded protein: MRSVEVSAKSVKDALEQGLQQLGLEEEQVTYDILEEPTKGILGLLSKPAKIVITEKFNPEKFVKGFLIEFLEHFNVSFVIDLKQDQSSLKVNITGEDLGVLIGKHGKTLDSIQYITNLALNRKTEEYFRVVIDVNNYREKREETLVSLANRLASKAINTKRKVLLEPMNAMERRIIHSTLNDSTTVKTYSVGEEPFRKVAIEPK